One window of Bacillus alkalicellulosilyticus genomic DNA carries:
- a CDS encoding STAS domain-containing protein, translating into MAKASVEINTIEVENKQVKVVGINGQLVYETAEDVRNTFSTITNEDNGYILNISDVERLDSTGIGVLVTFAKRFGNEKSVVVCSNESIKKLLLIAKLDLLFSIVNTDQEAEQQLKNM; encoded by the coding sequence ATGGCAAAAGCATCAGTTGAAATTAATACGATTGAAGTTGAAAATAAACAAGTAAAAGTAGTCGGAATAAATGGACAGCTAGTGTATGAGACTGCCGAAGATGTTAGAAATACTTTCTCAACCATTACAAATGAAGATAATGGATATATCCTAAACATATCTGACGTAGAGCGTTTAGATAGTACTGGAATCGGTGTCCTTGTTACGTTCGCTAAACGTTTCGGAAACGAAAAGTCTGTCGTTGTTTGTTCAAATGAAAGCATCAAAAAATTGCTTCTCATTGCAAAACTAGACCTTCTTTTCTCGATAGTAAATACTGACCAAGAAGCAGAACAACAATTAAAAAACATGTAA
- a CDS encoding sensor histidine kinase: protein MKNRFSTKITTFVIVILLFVIITMVYASYLISENFYKENLRNDVEHRLRSHAIAIEHQFDLPTINHVFLMEQKEDVHLGLFDQNLQLILQSDSLDDEWVDTYREWIKDQLAVEHPFPIIDDVHTGIGFHIPHIWGVHPIVTQGEIQGYLFMDQDTEKFEATKAKLIQLFGIMGIITFIIGFFLLMYLTNKMSRPLREMGRATTEIANGNFENIPKESGSDEVGQLARDIKSMAHQLKEYRDSRQQFISHISHDLRTPITYIKGYSAILKDSADLKEEERIRTVEVIYNEATRMEHLVQDLFQLSKLEEGRIGIQKEKFQALPWLSQLIESRTMQLEKKNVTLKLRSNQEDIVLFADEFHLSKAVVNLVENSIRYCQSGDEIEVAVFKEGKQVCINITDTGIGIPEADIPHIWDRFYRVDKARTSHSGGSGLGLAIVKQIIELHNGTVTVQSQVGVGTTFSLCLPDST from the coding sequence ATGAAGAACAGGTTTTCAACTAAAATTACGACCTTTGTCATCGTCATATTGCTTTTTGTCATTATCACAATGGTATATGCGTCCTATTTAATATCCGAGAACTTTTATAAAGAGAACCTCAGAAATGATGTGGAGCATCGATTGAGGTCACACGCGATAGCCATTGAACATCAGTTTGACTTACCAACGATTAACCATGTTTTTTTAATGGAGCAAAAAGAAGATGTTCACCTTGGTCTGTTTGACCAAAACTTACAGCTTATTCTGCAATCAGATTCTCTTGATGACGAATGGGTCGACACATACCGAGAATGGATTAAGGACCAACTAGCAGTAGAACATCCATTTCCGATAATTGATGATGTTCATACTGGAATTGGCTTTCACATCCCACACATCTGGGGAGTACACCCGATTGTCACCCAAGGAGAAATCCAAGGGTACTTGTTTATGGACCAAGATACTGAAAAGTTTGAAGCAACGAAAGCAAAACTGATCCAGCTATTTGGAATTATGGGGATCATAACATTTATTATTGGTTTTTTCTTGCTGATGTATCTTACGAATAAAATGTCTCGACCATTACGGGAAATGGGACGAGCCACTACTGAAATTGCCAATGGGAATTTTGAAAATATCCCTAAGGAAAGCGGAAGTGATGAAGTAGGTCAGCTGGCGAGGGATATTAAAAGCATGGCTCATCAATTAAAGGAATATCGAGATTCCAGACAACAATTTATTTCTCATATTTCTCACGATTTACGTACGCCAATTACTTATATTAAGGGGTACTCTGCTATTTTAAAGGATTCAGCTGACCTTAAAGAAGAGGAAAGGATCCGAACAGTAGAAGTAATTTATAATGAAGCTACAAGAATGGAACATCTTGTCCAAGATTTATTTCAACTATCAAAACTTGAAGAAGGAAGAATTGGGATTCAAAAAGAAAAGTTCCAAGCACTTCCTTGGCTCAGTCAATTAATTGAAAGTCGAACGATGCAACTAGAGAAAAAGAATGTAACCCTCAAGCTACGAAGTAATCAAGAAGACATTGTATTATTTGCTGATGAATTTCACCTTTCCAAGGCAGTTGTTAATTTGGTAGAAAATAGCATCCGATATTGTCAGTCAGGAGATGAGATTGAAGTAGCTGTCTTTAAAGAAGGGAAGCAGGTATGTATTAACATAACAGATACGGGTATTGGCATTCCTGAAGCAGACATTCCGCACATTTGGGACCGATTTTACCGAGTAGATAAAGCGCGAACAAGCCACAGTGGTGGGAGTGGATTAGGACTTGCCATTGTAAAACAAATTATCGAACTCCATAACGGAACCGTCACGGTTCAAAGTCAAGTTGGGGTAGGTACAACCTTTTCTCTATGCTTACCAGATTCTACATGA
- a CDS encoding ATP-binding protein: protein MTNILDIEITYIPPKMELEDVMNQIHDSFSSTPFYFTEDFCFAVREALINSLEASKGLSAENQMIFIHATYDNNEAVVEISELGKPFDENRINFSKETTFEDVLYEERGRGLLFINLFTDEFTFTQNYEGLKIFTLRKKG from the coding sequence ATGACAAATATTTTAGATATTGAGATTACATATATACCCCCCAAAATGGAACTCGAAGATGTTATGAATCAAATTCATGACTCCTTTTCATCGACTCCCTTTTATTTTACAGAAGATTTTTGTTTCGCAGTTCGAGAAGCACTTATCAATAGCCTAGAAGCATCAAAGGGACTTTCTGCAGAAAATCAAATGATTTTCATCCATGCGACTTATGATAACAATGAAGCTGTCGTCGAGATTAGTGAATTAGGTAAACCTTTTGATGAAAACCGGATTAATTTTTCAAAAGAAACAACATTTGAAGACGTTCTTTATGAAGAAAGAGGCAGAGGATTATTATTTATAAACTTGTTTACCGATGAATTTACGTTCACTCAAAATTACGAAGGCTTAAAAATCTTCACGCTACGAAAGAAGGGATAA
- a CDS encoding CapA family protein encodes MKTTRFIQLIGICIVFGAIAALFFVKMEDTAEVVIEQEQTKVLHETVVEGTETEPVPEPIVEPVTTTATLAAVGDVLIHSSVYTDAFDGEAYDFKPMLAPVKALLEEADITFANQETVIGGVELGLSGYPNFNSPYEVGDALKDAGVDIVSTANNHTLDRGEQAIINAITHWNKIGMLYTGSYESFEDQQVIRTIERNDITFAFLAFTYGTNGIPIPTGKEYLVNLLDVEYMTDEIKRARQEADVVVVSLHFGNEYEPLPNEEQKRIAHEVANAGANIILGHHPHVLQPVDWIETDSGESTFVIYSLGNFLAAQEGIEREVGGIVRLEVEKTTFKDETTITIRDPRFIPTYASKQNWRNYRVYPLEEVDNSILANANDWYDKTIQHMNQWVPELLFSFE; translated from the coding sequence TTGAAAACTACACGTTTCATTCAACTTATCGGAATATGTATTGTTTTTGGTGCAATTGCAGCGCTTTTTTTTGTGAAGATGGAGGATACTGCAGAAGTCGTAATTGAGCAAGAGCAAACGAAGGTTTTACATGAAACGGTTGTTGAGGGAACAGAAACAGAGCCAGTACCAGAACCAATTGTAGAACCAGTGACAACAACAGCAACATTAGCCGCTGTTGGAGATGTTTTAATCCACAGTTCAGTGTACACAGATGCTTTTGATGGTGAAGCTTATGATTTTAAGCCTATGCTAGCCCCTGTAAAGGCACTTCTTGAAGAGGCCGATATTACATTTGCAAACCAAGAAACGGTTATTGGTGGGGTGGAACTAGGGTTATCTGGATACCCAAACTTTAATAGCCCTTATGAAGTGGGAGATGCTTTAAAAGACGCAGGTGTTGATATTGTTTCTACGGCAAACAATCATACATTAGACCGTGGCGAGCAAGCAATAATAAACGCGATTACACATTGGAATAAAATTGGGATGTTATATACGGGTTCTTATGAATCATTTGAAGACCAACAGGTGATACGTACGATTGAAAGAAATGATATTACGTTTGCTTTCTTAGCGTTTACGTATGGGACAAATGGAATTCCAATACCTACTGGAAAAGAATATTTAGTCAATTTACTTGATGTAGAATATATGACGGATGAAATAAAAAGAGCGAGACAAGAAGCAGACGTAGTCGTTGTAAGTTTACATTTTGGAAATGAATATGAACCTCTACCAAATGAAGAACAAAAACGAATAGCTCATGAGGTAGCAAATGCAGGAGCAAATATCATCCTTGGTCATCATCCTCATGTGCTCCAACCAGTTGATTGGATTGAAACGGATTCTGGTGAGAGTACATTTGTCATATATTCATTAGGAAATTTCTTAGCAGCTCAGGAAGGGATTGAGCGAGAGGTTGGTGGAATTGTTAGGCTTGAAGTGGAAAAAACAACATTCAAGGACGAAACGACGATAACAATCCGAGACCCAAGGTTCATACCTACCTATGCATCTAAACAAAATTGGAGAAATTACAGAGTATATCCATTGGAGGAAGTCGATAATAGCATTTTAGCCAATGCGAATGATTGGTATGATAAAACAATACAACACATGAATCAGTGGGTACCAGAGCTTTTATTTTCATTTGAATAA
- a CDS encoding LTA synthase family protein yields MEKVKALFSRSQLMLIAIVMLWFKTYILYKVGFKINTTNTVQEFLLFINPLSSAMILFGFCLFFGYKNRNTMIVVISFLSTCVLYFNLLYYRFFSDFLTLPVLFQTSNAKDISGSVIELARFVDVLLFADVLLLTYLILAKKVSIVPKKKWEPVVMAVLATGIFFTNITLAQIERPQLLTRSFDREMLVQYIGTFNYHVYDAVMQTSTKAQRVFAESSDILEVKQYTKSKELPPDPELFGIAEGKNVIVISLESLQTFVINNTLYGEEVTPFLNRLIEDSYYFDNFYHQTAQGKTSDSEFLLDTSLFGRSSGAVFFTHSGNEYQALPETLGKHGYFTSVMHANNRSFWNRDLMYNSLGYDHFYDIEYYDVHDENSVGWGLKDYDFFEQSIDLLKNQPEPYYTKLITLTNHFPFELGEEDRLIPEYHSNSRTLNRYFPTVRYMDMAFEHFFDRLKEEGIYENSIFIIYGDHYGISENHNRAMSMYLEKEEITPFDTVQLQRVPLYIHIPGHRDNEVKNTVSGQIDLKPTIMHLVGLSTKNYVHFGSDLFSPNRESFVVLRDGSHVTEYNVQTRGVCYRKRDGAELDPLNCSRKMKEAEEHLAYSDRVVLGDLLRFAAPK; encoded by the coding sequence ATGGAGAAAGTAAAAGCTTTATTTAGTCGGTCACAATTAATGCTAATAGCGATAGTAATGCTATGGTTCAAAACATATATCCTATACAAAGTCGGGTTTAAAATCAATACAACAAACACAGTTCAAGAATTTTTACTATTTATAAATCCCCTTAGTTCAGCGATGATTCTTTTTGGTTTTTGTTTATTTTTTGGATATAAAAATAGAAATACGATGATTGTCGTGATAAGTTTTCTATCAACGTGTGTTTTATACTTTAACTTACTTTACTATCGGTTTTTTTCCGATTTTTTAACCTTACCTGTGTTATTTCAAACAAGTAACGCAAAAGATATATCGGGCAGTGTGATTGAGCTTGCGAGGTTTGTTGATGTATTGTTATTTGCTGACGTCTTGCTTCTTACATACCTTATTTTAGCTAAAAAGGTATCTATTGTACCGAAGAAGAAATGGGAACCTGTCGTTATGGCTGTTTTAGCAACAGGGATATTTTTCACAAATATCACGCTGGCTCAAATTGAACGACCTCAATTATTAACAAGATCATTTGACCGTGAAATGTTAGTTCAATACATTGGAACATTTAATTATCATGTGTATGATGCAGTGATGCAAACAAGCACAAAAGCACAACGGGTGTTTGCTGAAAGTTCAGATATACTTGAGGTTAAGCAGTATACCAAATCAAAAGAACTCCCGCCAGATCCTGAGTTGTTTGGTATAGCGGAGGGAAAAAATGTTATCGTCATTTCACTTGAGTCACTACAAACATTTGTGATTAATAATACACTGTACGGTGAAGAAGTGACACCGTTTTTGAATCGATTAATTGAAGATAGCTATTACTTTGATAATTTTTATCATCAAACGGCACAAGGGAAAACGTCAGATTCTGAGTTTTTATTAGATACTTCGTTATTTGGAAGAAGTAGTGGTGCGGTGTTCTTTACTCATTCAGGAAATGAGTACCAAGCTTTGCCAGAAACACTAGGGAAGCATGGGTATTTTACATCGGTTATGCATGCCAATAATAGGAGTTTTTGGAATCGAGATTTAATGTACAATTCTCTGGGGTATGATCATTTTTATGATATCGAATATTATGATGTTCATGATGAGAATTCAGTTGGCTGGGGGTTAAAGGATTACGATTTCTTTGAACAATCTATTGACTTATTGAAAAATCAACCTGAACCTTATTATACAAAACTAATTACATTAACGAACCATTTTCCTTTTGAGCTTGGAGAAGAGGATAGGCTCATTCCGGAATATCATTCAAATAGTCGTACACTAAATAGATATTTCCCAACGGTTCGATATATGGATATGGCATTTGAGCATTTCTTCGATAGACTTAAAGAAGAAGGAATCTATGAAAATTCTATTTTTATCATTTATGGGGACCACTATGGAATTTCAGAAAACCATAATAGAGCAATGAGTATGTATCTAGAAAAAGAGGAAATTACACCATTTGATACCGTTCAATTGCAACGCGTCCCATTATACATCCACATCCCTGGTCATCGCGACAATGAAGTTAAGAATACGGTATCCGGTCAAATTGACCTTAAGCCAACAATCATGCATTTAGTCGGTCTTTCAACAAAGAATTATGTACATTTTGGTTCTGACCTTTTTTCACCGAATCGTGAGTCCTTTGTTGTTCTTCGTGATGGTAGTCATGTCACAGAATACAATGTTCAAACAAGAGGTGTTTGTTACCGTAAAAGAGACGGTGCCGAACTAGACCCGCTTAATTGCAGTCGAAAAATGAAAGAAGCAGAAGAACATCTGGCTTATTCAGATAGGGTCGTGCTAGGCGATTTACTAAGGTTTGCTGCACCGAAGTGA
- a CDS encoding ArsR family transcriptional regulator: protein MKKLLLPFFILVFASLLVACTNNAHEDHQQNEEIEEVDEHDHSEHEHHREISFVNREAVEQEAQQPPSNMNDQAGNGLLVSSTKNTTRLAENDPITMSVIVSQTVWPATHEQNQPGTVILAPLQEWRYSLAALTLVHHPNDGPLLYFDESISEEVLQELNRLQPKGNVNGTEVIVIGDIDASELDKLKEYETEQVSAAHPAEFASVIDEYFASIIGSYTNEVIIGSLEEEAKPYSVPVGNWIAHMNESILYVDSQGIPEETKAALEKRNSNAMMYVVGPESIIGPEVLSELESFGTVIRIDGENPVDQAIAFATYKNNNTNFGWGITKPGHGFVFAPLDLPELAIAAAPFAHLGKHTPMLWIEEGDKVTTSIYHYLATVKPAFVTDPTEGPYNHGYLLGDMSVLSFTTQGIIDEKLEIVPASGEDAHAHH from the coding sequence ATGAAAAAGTTATTACTACCATTTTTTATATTAGTTTTTGCATCATTATTGGTAGCTTGTACAAATAATGCCCATGAAGATCATCAACAAAATGAAGAAATAGAAGAAGTGGATGAACACGACCATTCAGAACATGAACATCATCGTGAGATTAGTTTTGTGAATCGAGAAGCTGTAGAACAAGAAGCGCAGCAACCTCCTTCAAACATGAATGACCAAGCTGGTAATGGATTACTTGTTTCCAGTACAAAAAACACAACAAGATTAGCTGAAAATGACCCAATTACAATGTCAGTCATTGTTTCGCAAACGGTTTGGCCAGCTACTCATGAACAGAATCAACCGGGCACAGTTATACTGGCTCCATTACAAGAGTGGCGTTATTCACTAGCAGCGTTAACACTTGTTCATCACCCGAACGATGGCCCCCTTCTTTACTTTGATGAGTCGATTTCTGAAGAAGTACTTCAGGAATTGAATCGGTTACAGCCTAAGGGAAATGTCAATGGCACAGAAGTAATCGTGATAGGTGACATCGATGCTAGCGAATTGGATAAACTAAAAGAGTATGAAACAGAACAGGTATCAGCCGCTCATCCTGCAGAATTTGCATCCGTCATTGATGAATATTTTGCATCAATTATCGGTTCCTACACAAATGAAGTAATTATTGGCTCGCTTGAGGAAGAAGCTAAACCTTACTCCGTGCCAGTTGGAAATTGGATTGCTCATATGAATGAATCCATTCTATATGTTGATTCTCAAGGGATTCCAGAGGAAACAAAAGCAGCGCTAGAAAAAAGAAATTCAAATGCAATGATGTATGTGGTAGGGCCAGAGTCTATTATTGGTCCTGAGGTATTATCAGAATTAGAGTCGTTTGGTACGGTGATTCGAATTGATGGAGAAAATCCAGTTGACCAAGCAATAGCCTTTGCAACCTATAAAAACAACAACACAAACTTTGGGTGGGGAATAACTAAGCCAGGTCATGGATTCGTTTTTGCACCGCTAGATTTACCAGAGTTAGCGATTGCGGCAGCGCCTTTTGCCCATCTCGGAAAGCATACACCGATGTTATGGATTGAAGAAGGTGACAAGGTTACCACCTCTATATATCACTATTTAGCAACTGTGAAACCAGCGTTTGTCACTGATCCGACAGAAGGTCCATATAATCACGGCTATTTGTTAGGAGATATGTCGGTTCTTTCTTTTACTACTCAAGGAATCATTGATGAGAAATTAGAGATTGTTCCTGCATCAGGAGAAGACGCTCACGCTCATCATTAA
- a CDS encoding SpoIIE family protein phosphatase, whose product MLKNIKEMVENFSPSTLYSSKLEEMSRLTELYQLYIVDTEQEEEFDHITTLIRDVFTVPVVLISLITEDRQWIKSCVGINIKEIMRDDSICQHVIADKKAIIIENMENDTRFKNHPIAIEHNIYFYVSVPLTTSKGNIIGTLCIGDHKPKSFTNHQLQLLESFSGLVVQEIEKRYALLVEAKWKDKLLQENRRYLSLVNNLQDVVIQTDEQGNISFLAPAWEDLMGYTVEETLNQSFLNFVSTANRDHFSKLFSNLVERKADNFKQVVQYITKSGKKKWLRLVFSFIYDKNKEFLGTIGTLSDLTDLVELENERQKDRDLAKKVQLSVTSNPIHHPSFKIDCEYHSSLDLSGDMYYWVQIDEGKYGVILVDVMGHGIASSLVSMSIRSLLHGLFKKVQDPVLIYKELNRHIHTLLNSPDGIISYFTAMIIYIDTNNKRVEFVNAGHPKGLMQVDDTLPHIMDKGSLPIGLMEHPPIEKGIICYPEDATILIYTDGLGDIIGDDVNQKLLLCLKEYKKTTKTLSRYVLDSVELPDKLPDDLCVISIELN is encoded by the coding sequence ATGTTAAAAAATATTAAAGAAATGGTTGAAAATTTTTCACCTTCCACTTTGTATTCATCAAAGCTAGAAGAAATGTCGAGGCTAACTGAATTATATCAACTCTATATTGTTGATACTGAACAGGAAGAAGAGTTTGACCATATTACTACATTGATTCGTGACGTCTTTACAGTTCCTGTTGTATTAATTAGTTTAATTACTGAGGACCGTCAATGGATTAAATCCTGTGTGGGTATTAACATAAAAGAAATAATGAGAGATGATTCTATCTGTCAACATGTAATTGCCGATAAAAAAGCAATTATTATTGAAAATATGGAGAATGATACTCGATTTAAAAACCATCCTATAGCTATAGAACATAATATATACTTTTATGTAAGTGTTCCTTTAACGACTAGTAAAGGAAATATAATAGGTACATTATGTATAGGTGACCACAAGCCAAAGTCATTTACAAATCATCAATTACAACTACTCGAATCCTTTTCCGGGTTAGTTGTACAAGAAATCGAAAAGAGATATGCCTTACTTGTGGAAGCAAAGTGGAAAGATAAGTTGTTACAAGAGAACAGAAGATATTTAAGTTTAGTCAATAACCTACAAGATGTTGTAATTCAAACAGACGAACAAGGAAATATATCATTCCTTGCCCCTGCATGGGAAGACTTAATGGGGTATACTGTTGAAGAAACCTTGAACCAATCTTTTTTAAACTTTGTTTCAACAGCTAACCGAGACCATTTTTCTAAACTATTTTCAAATCTGGTCGAACGAAAAGCTGACAACTTTAAGCAAGTGGTTCAATATATCACGAAAAGTGGCAAGAAGAAATGGTTGCGTCTCGTCTTTTCCTTTATATACGATAAAAACAAAGAATTTTTAGGGACGATTGGCACATTATCCGATCTTACGGACTTAGTAGAATTAGAAAATGAAAGACAAAAAGACCGAGATTTAGCTAAAAAAGTTCAATTATCGGTTACGAGCAACCCAATCCACCATCCATCGTTTAAAATAGATTGTGAATACCATTCTTCATTAGACTTGTCTGGTGATATGTACTATTGGGTACAAATTGATGAAGGGAAATACGGTGTTATTTTAGTCGATGTGATGGGTCATGGAATTGCAAGTTCACTTGTAAGTATGTCCATTCGGTCCTTGCTTCATGGACTGTTTAAGAAAGTACAAGACCCAGTTTTAATTTATAAAGAGCTTAATCGTCATATCCATACACTTCTTAATAGCCCAGATGGAATCATCAGTTATTTTACAGCGATGATTATATACATTGATACAAACAACAAGCGAGTTGAGTTTGTAAATGCTGGTCATCCTAAAGGATTAATGCAGGTTGACGATACACTTCCGCATATTATGGATAAAGGTAGTCTTCCTATTGGCCTCATGGAACATCCTCCTATTGAAAAAGGAATCATCTGTTATCCAGAAGATGCAACCATTCTTATTTATACAGATGGGTTAGGGGATATTATAGGTGATGATGTAAATCAAAAGCTGTTACTATGTTTGAAAGAATATAAAAAGACAACAAAAACACTAAGTCGTTATGTCCTTGATTCAGTTGAACTTCCAGATAAATTACCTGATGATTTGTGTGTTATTTCCATTGAGCTAAATTAA
- a CDS encoding response regulator transcription factor, producing MEKKVVLIVDDELEMRKLLSMCLSPDQYSIKEAATGDEALHILMETSIDIVLLDIMMPEKDGFDVLKEIREYIDGDVPVIMLTALGESEKVVEGLQSGADDYIVKPFEPRELLARIESILRRTGRGKQTKGTTYQIHDLVFEMEKARVSFNDTVIPLTKKELNVLHRLAMNPGRVFSREHLLELEWEGFYEGDQRTVDAHIKNIREKLKKCQYTKPIVETVWGIGYQMVEEIDR from the coding sequence ATGGAAAAGAAAGTAGTACTTATAGTAGATGATGAGCTTGAAATGCGAAAGCTACTCTCGATGTGCTTATCACCCGATCAGTATTCAATTAAAGAGGCCGCTACTGGAGATGAGGCTCTGCATATCCTAATGGAAACGTCCATCGACATTGTCTTATTAGATATTATGATGCCTGAGAAAGATGGGTTTGATGTTTTAAAAGAAATTCGTGAGTACATTGATGGTGACGTTCCCGTTATCATGCTGACGGCTCTTGGTGAGTCAGAAAAAGTTGTTGAAGGTCTTCAATCAGGGGCAGACGACTATATTGTAAAACCTTTTGAGCCTAGAGAGTTACTAGCTAGAATCGAGTCCATACTCCGAAGAACCGGTCGTGGAAAACAAACAAAAGGGACAACCTATCAAATTCATGACCTTGTATTTGAAATGGAAAAAGCAAGAGTAAGCTTCAATGATACTGTGATCCCACTTACGAAAAAGGAACTTAATGTATTACATAGACTAGCAATGAATCCAGGTCGAGTGTTTAGTAGGGAGCACTTACTTGAATTAGAATGGGAAGGGTTTTATGAAGGAGACCAAAGAACAGTAGATGCTCATATCAAAAACATTCGAGAGAAGCTAAAAAAATGCCAATATACAAAGCCGATCGTTGAGACAGTATGGGGAATCGGATACCAAATGGTCGAAGAGATAGACAGGTGA
- a CDS encoding WD40/YVTN/BNR-like repeat-containing protein, producing the protein MKRFVFAVFIIVLLTGCNGSELEGEIENERAVESVFHIHDLAFDREEEATLYVGTHHGVLKVKLDEGMQWQGDINERHDFMGLSITPDNRLISSGHPDKRSGMKNPLGVLVSDTKGETWETHSLYGEVDFHLIEVNEFNSDVIYGLDSLDAKIYQSTDAGLTWTIMDGNVQIDPNHWFVFISNSLDPYHLLGSFRDGLYESKDGGQEWVPLNRNLGMVAVDHLDQETLLAYGIGGIEGLMTSTDFGATWEPFETEPIQGQIVSIAVHSSNRDVIAVGTMDDSIYITTDGGHSWNAVVQKGKPNL; encoded by the coding sequence ATGAAACGATTCGTATTTGCAGTATTTATTATTGTTTTACTTACCGGATGTAATGGAAGTGAGCTTGAAGGAGAAATCGAAAATGAGCGTGCAGTAGAAAGTGTATTTCATATTCATGACCTTGCTTTTGACCGTGAAGAAGAAGCAACTCTTTATGTAGGGACACATCATGGTGTGCTTAAAGTAAAACTGGATGAAGGCATGCAATGGCAAGGTGATATAAATGAACGTCATGACTTTATGGGCTTATCCATTACGCCTGACAATAGATTAATTTCAAGCGGTCACCCCGACAAGCGCTCAGGGATGAAAAATCCATTAGGGGTGTTAGTGAGTGATACAAAAGGAGAAACATGGGAAACTCATTCTTTATACGGGGAAGTTGATTTTCATTTAATCGAAGTCAATGAATTTAATTCTGATGTTATCTATGGACTCGATTCATTAGACGCTAAAATATATCAATCTACAGATGCGGGATTGACATGGACAATCATGGATGGCAATGTTCAAATTGACCCTAACCATTGGTTTGTATTTATTTCGAATTCATTGGATCCCTATCATTTATTAGGAAGCTTCCGAGATGGATTGTACGAATCAAAAGATGGTGGACAAGAATGGGTTCCGTTAAATCGTAATCTAGGAATGGTTGCAGTAGACCACTTAGACCAAGAGACGTTGCTTGCCTACGGAATCGGTGGGATAGAGGGATTAATGACAAGCACAGATTTCGGAGCAACCTGGGAGCCGTTTGAAACGGAACCAATTCAAGGTCAAATCGTTTCAATAGCTGTTCACTCTTCTAATCGAGATGTGATTGCGGTTGGTACGATGGATGACTCCATTTATATTACAACTGATGGTGGACACTCGTGGAACGCTGTTGTTCAAAAAGGAAAGCCCAACTTATAA
- a CDS encoding DUF4870 domain-containing protein, with the protein MSEKDERMFAMLIYVISFFTALIGPLVIWLLKKDESEFIDYHGREYFNFFISYIIYGVIASILILLLVGLLILPIIGVAALIFTILAAVKAYEGERYRIPFIFRFL; encoded by the coding sequence ATGTCTGAAAAAGACGAAAGAATGTTTGCAATGCTTATATATGTGATAAGTTTTTTCACTGCACTTATTGGACCGCTCGTAATTTGGTTACTTAAAAAAGATGAATCAGAATTTATTGATTACCATGGTCGAGAGTACTTTAACTTTTTCATTTCCTATATTATTTATGGAGTCATCGCAAGCATCCTAATATTACTCCTTGTAGGCTTACTCATACTACCAATTATAGGGGTAGCAGCACTGATATTTACCATTTTAGCAGCAGTAAAGGCCTATGAAGGTGAAAGATATCGAATCCCGTTCATATTTAGATTTTTATAA